Proteins from a genomic interval of Gossypium hirsutum isolate 1008001.06 chromosome A09, Gossypium_hirsutum_v2.1, whole genome shotgun sequence:
- the LOC107892372 gene encoding beta-glucuronosyltransferase GlcAT14B produces MKRLRSYYMQFRHNNNQAMERKWIFPLAVGSIVSLFLLFLTTLTSFDGSPFLFFYRSSAVTGGSSPFVENQLKPIPISTLPPSPRFAYLISGSAGDGRMLKRTLLALYHPLNQYVVHLDREASSEERLDLEKFVKDHPVLNKVGNVRMIVKANLVTYRGPTMVANTLHAAAILLKKGGDWDWFINLSASDYPLVTQDDLLHTFSYLPRDLNFIDHTSNIGWKEFQRAKPIIIDPGLYSMRKADVFWVTQKRSVPTAFKLFTGSAWMALSRPFVDYCIWGWDNLPRTVLMYYANFLSSPEGYFHTVICNAQEFRNTTVNSDLHFISWDNPPKQHPHLLRLADMQRMIDSNAPFARKFPRDDPVLDKIDSEILSRGPDMFTPGGWCVGSGKNGTDPCTLIGNRSVIRPGPGAKRLEKLISSLLSIDNFRPRQCK; encoded by the exons atgaAGAGATTAAGAAGCTATTACATGCAGTTTCGACACAACAACAATCAAGCAATGGAGCGTAAATGGATCTTCCCATTAGCTGTTGGCTccattgtttctttatttttactcTTCTTAACAACCTTAACCTCTTTCGATGgctccccttttcttttcttctaccgTTCCTCCGCCGTAACCGGCGGTTCCTCTCCTTTCGTGGAAAACCAACTAAAACCCATCCCTATTTCCACCCTCCCTCCGTCTCCCCGCTTCGCCTACCTCATCTCTGGCTCTGCCGGCGACGGTCGGATGCTTAAGAGGACTCTTTTAGCCCTTTACCATCCTTTGAATCAATACGTGGTTCATCTTGACCGGGAAGCTAGCTCTGAAGAGAGGCTCGATCTGGAGAAGTTCGTGAAGGATCATCCAGTGCTTAACAAAGTAGGGAATGTTAGGATGATTGTGAAAGCTAATTTGGTTACTTACAGAGGCCCTACTATGGTTGCTAATACGCTTCATGCTGCTGCAATTTTGTTGAAAAAAGGTGGAGATTGGGATTGGTTCATTAATCTTAGTGCTTCTGATTATCCCCTTGTTACCCAAGATG ATTTGTTGCACACCTTTTCATACTTGCCAAGGGATCTAAATTTCATCGATCATACAAGCAATATTGGGTGGAAAGA GTTCCAGAGGGCTAAACCAATCATTATTGATCCAGGATTGTATAGCATGAGAAAAGCTGATGTGTTTTGGGTTACACAAAAGAGAAGTGTGCCTACTGCATTCAAACTCTTTACAG GTTCTGCTTGGATGGCACTTTCTCGCCCTTTTGTTGACTATTGCATTTGGGGATGGGACAACCTACCTCGAACTGTCCTCATGTATTATGCAAACTTTTTATCATCTCCAGAAGGTTACTTCCACACTGTCATTTGTAATGCTCAAGAGTTCCGTAACACTACAGTAAACAGCGATCTCCATTTTATATCATGGGATAACCCTCCTAAGCAGCATCCTCACCTCCTCAGGCTTGCTGACATGCAACGGATGATCGATAGCAATGCCCCTTTTGCTAGAAAGTTCCCTAGGGATGATCCCGTACTTGATAAAATTGACTCTGAGATCTTGTCTCGTGGCCCAGATATGTTTACTCCTGGTGGTTGGTGTGTAGGAAGTGGGAAGAATGGGACCGATCCTTGCACTCTTATTGGTAACAGATCAGTCATCAGGCCTGGCCCCGGAGCAAAAAGGTTGGAAAAGTTGATCAGCTCTCTTCTATCCATTGACAATTTTAGACCGCGACAATGCAAATAA